Proteins encoded within one genomic window of Malaclemys terrapin pileata isolate rMalTer1 chromosome 22, rMalTer1.hap1, whole genome shotgun sequence:
- the AHDC1 gene encoding transcription factor Gibbin isoform X1, translating to MNMLSLKVAGGAEGSMNLSGSKDSAPVEEKNLPRRAASEGLGAPQPADGSSLACQPIGLENGASPPAEWFQRAQGSGLRQPDSEAEGGERNFKVNLHCKHSRPRELKCNSRSSKAEGPCIGFPDTHVSNCSTKRHPGEEEFRMRVKPPGPVVTSGAIRSSPDYVREPKFYQAGHPGQRPAACPAEKALSCSVLSFPEGSCPALGREHQSSSLLHGDPADRSQSLHALGPTKGEDFSSANALGCASDPRILVGGLDETAIHDRAPKTFSNATLASGRCNVDNIVSLLKSKCGNGRINLHPVVQLIDIMKDLNRLSEDLKNSGVHLDCGSLRLTNHPAPGEESRTPASTGDRDLQYSFFSSATLANSIRSPEERVGQCNAKPEPLRQTHSALSEEEMEGGRESPQLPGCQSSAAPALKPPSNPDEASCSEPDTTDYSELADADILSELASLGCPGAQLLETQSLEPQPQLLSAQELDSQSQLLDSQSLESQPRLLDAQTLEPLPESLELQSLEPLPESLGLQSLEPLSESLELQSLEPLSESLELQALEPLSEPLGLQGLDTLPESLDPQLLDSQAQLLDPEAQLLDPPSLGPLPKLLEPQPQLLVAEPLGSHALQPRLGSCRLGEVMKRGSCAGRGAGRGGDDHRKYALRRTDKPKMLGRRRRAGRGRRAEVSAESRVLPLAVPAEVATGPAEPSVSILLAAPIPEADDVQKAALQAKKGKCRGVRKMVVKMAKIPVSLGRRNKTTYKVSSLSSNLSVEGKELTARTSMEPTPLLKMKNNGRNVVVVFPPGEMPIILKRKRGRPPKNLLLGPGKPKEPTPEVKKRRRRKQKLASPQPSYIADTNDSKADYSDVLAKLAFLNRQSQCSGRCSPPRCWTPSEPESIHQAPDTQSISHFLHRVQGFRRRGGKAGGFGGRGGGHAARSSRCSFSDFFEGIGKKKKAPAAVHADPVHPRKRGRPEPDPVGKPKRKRRARKNGVLFPEQNPSQNFSDGTSEWAGDKGSPWAPHHGHLSSQASRNCSYQGAESRAFHSSALESSSSSRAGFFTGSNPSSQTEVNQERHNLFTGYFRSLLDSDDSSDLLDFALSASRSESRKSSATYTAPPNTMPSQRGLASYSGRSAKVTPPAAATTEAPFHAVMPSRQSFSHSRAAGYGVSQAASDCRGADAFQKLVPPSAVSRSPTTHPTATASYAQYGSYGSGQSVTPSSVFQPGKQYPAAQDCPSNKDCSFAYGSGNSLPSSPSSAHSAGYAQQTVGPSLPLSKASFFTSSEPGQFSSSSHTPLRCDSRASTVSPGGYMVPKGSASFQPSSENCRQFPSAAQWTFRQGYGGLDWSSEAFSQLYNPGFECHINEPNVILDISNYTPQKAKQQTVSETFSESSSDSTQFNQPAGYRRANSEASSSEGQSSLSSLEKLMMDWNEASSAPGYNWNQSVLFQSSSKPGRGRRKKVDMFDASHLNFSSSSSSSSVYPSKRSTGPRQPRGSRGACASKKERGTGKAKFPTKAQQVNALFQESTDLGLDYYSGDSSMSPLPSQSRGFGLGEREPGDYAGPYSMNPSTPSDGTFVQGFQSDSPGLGQTDLESKHFPALPHQLAAPAQQTVFEASLQKVFSPNCSPTLAFKEDLRPSDIRKLPACESLKHSMPGSGLAHPAHMACRDLPMPQPLYDSPSCKNPSYWYSPNSSTRSPPYENKPGASLLVDFMGRADASCLNPHLSNPSKGEKEPLEMARAHHRGAYACPLMNDLNISPVPRDSMLQLQDNYRYPSFPPQGHPIMAAAQKSGFLGPMVEQHPEDTFTVTSL from the exons ATGGGAGCTCCCTCGCCTGCCAGCCCATCGGCCTGGAAAACGGAGCCAGCCCGCCAGCCGAGTGGTTCCAGCGCGCCCAGGGCTCCGGGCTGCGCCAGCCCGACAGCGAGGCGGAAGGCGGCGAGAGGAACTTCAAAGTGAATCTGCACTGCAAGCACTCGCGGCCAAG AGAACTCAAGTGTAACAGCCGGAGCAGCAAGGCCGAGG GTCCATGCATCGGCTTCCCCGACACCCATGTCAGCAACTGTTCCACCAAGAGGCACCCGGGGGAGGAGGAGTTCAGGATGCGTGTGAAGCCCCCAGGCCCAGTGGTGACGTCTGGTGCCATCCGCAGCTCACCTGACTACGTCCGCGAGCCCAAGTTCTACCAGGCAGGGCATCCTGGGCAGAGGCCGGCAGCGTGCCCGGCAGAGAAGGCCTTATCCTGCAGCGTGCTGAGCTTCCCTGAGGGTTCCTGCCCGGCGCTGGGCCGGGAGCACCAGTCCAGCTCGCTGCTCCATGGGGACCCGGCTGACAGGAGCCAGAGCCTCCACGCCCTTGGTCCCACCAAGGGAGAGGACTTCTCCTCGGCCAACGCTCTGGGCTGCGCCAGCGACCCCCGGATCCTGGTGGGGGGCCTGGATGAGACAGCCATCCACGACCGCGCCCCCAAGACCTTCTCCAATGCGACGTTGGCCTCCGGCCGCTGCAACGTCGACAACATCGTCTCGCTGCTGAAGAGCAAGTGCGGTAACGGGCGAATCAACCTCCACCCGGTGGTGCAGCTGATCGACATCATGAAGGACCTCAACCGGCTCTCCGAGGACCTGAAGAACAGCGGCGTCCACCTGGACTGCGGCAGCCTGCGGCTCACCAACCACCCGGCCCCCGGCGAGGAGAGCCGGACGCCGGCCAGCACCGGGGACCGAGATCTCCAGTACAGCTTCTTCTCCTCGGCCACGCTGGCCAACAGCATTCGCAGCCCGGAGGAGAGGGTGGGACAGTGCAACGCCAAACCCGAGCCGCTCCGGCAGACTCACTCTGCCCTCtctgaggaggagatggaggggggcagggaaagtcCCCAGCTGCCAGGATGCCAGAGCAGCGCTGCCCCGGCCTTGAAGCCACCCAGCAACCCAGACGAAGCCAGCTGCTCCGAGCCAGACACCACGGATTACTCTGAGCTGGCTGACGCAGATATACTGAGCGAACTGGCCTCGCTGGGCTGTCCAGGGGCCCAGTTGCTGGAGACTCAATCTctggagccccagccccagtTGCTATCAGCCCAGGAGCTCGATTCCCAGTCCCAGTTACTAGATTCTCAATCTCTCGAGTCCCAGCCTCGGCTCCTAGATGCCCAGACTCTGGAGCCCCTGCCCGAGTCTCTGGAGCTGCAGAGTCTAGAGCCGCTGCCAGAGTCGCTGGGGCTCCAGTCTTTAGAGCCCTTGTCGGAGTCTCTGGAGCTCCAGTCTCTAGAGCCCTTGTCGGAGTCTCTGGAGCTCCAGGCCCTGGAGCCCCTGTCGGAGCCTCTGGGACTCCAGGGCCTGGACACTCTGCCCGAATCACTGGACCCGCAGCTCTTAGACTCCCAAGCCCAGCTGCTCGATCCCGAGGCCCAGTTACTGGACCCTCCGTCTCTAGGGCCCCTGCCCAAGTTGCTGGAGccgcagccccagctcctggtaGCCGAGCCCCTGGGGTCCCATGCGCTCCAGCCCCGCCTCGGTAGCTGCCGTCTGGGGGAGGTGATGAAGCGGGGCTCCTGCGCGGGGCggggcgcggggcggggcggggacgACCACCGGAAATACGCACTGCGCAGAACAGACAAACCAAAGATGCTCGGTCGCCGGcggcgggcggggcggggccggagggCGGAGGTGTCTGCCGAGAGCCGAGTCCTTCCCCTGGCCGTGCCAGCAGAGGTAGCGACGGGGCCGGCCGAGCCCAGCGTATCCATCCTGTTGGCAGCTCCCATCCCGGAGGCCGACGACGTCCAGAAGGCAGCCCTGCAGGCTAAGAAGGGCAAATGCCGCGGGGTGCGCAAGATGGTGGTGAAGATGGCCAAGATCCCCGTCTCCTTGGGGCGGAGGAACAAGACCACCTACAAGGTCTCCTCCCTCAGCAGCAACCTGAGCGTGGAGGGCAAGGAGCTGACGGCCCGCACGTCCATGGAGCCCACCCCGCTGCTGAAGATGAAGAACAATGGCCGCAATGTGGTGGTGGTCTTCCCCCCGGGGGAGATGCCCATCATCCTGAAGCGCAAACGGGGGCGGCCCCCCAAAAACCTGCTGCTGGGGCCAGGCAAGCCCAAGGAGCCCACCCCGGAGGTGAAGAAGAGGCGGAGGAGGAAGCAGAAACTGGCCTCGCCCCAGCCCTCCTACATCGCCGACACCAACGACAGCAAGGCCGACTACTCGGATGTGCTGGCCAAGTTGGCCTTCCTGAACcggcagagccagtgctcagggcgcTGCTCCCCACCACGCTGCTGGACCCCCAGCGAGCCCGAGTCCATCCACCAGGCCCCCGATACGCAGAGCATCTCCCACTTCCTGCACAGGGTGCAGGGCTTCCGCCGGCGCGGGGGCAAGGCGGGCGGCTTTGGTGGCCGGGGAGGGGGCCACGCCGCCCGCTCGTCCCGCTGTTCCTTCAGCGATTTCTTCGAGGGCATCGGGAAAAAGAAGAAGGCCCCCGCGGCCGTGCACGCCGACCCCGTCCACCCGCGCAAGAGGGGCCGGCCAGAGCCGGATCCCGTGGGGAAGCCCAAGCGGAAGAGGCGAGCTCGCAAGAACGGGGTTCTCTTTCCAGAGCAGAACCCCAGCCAGAACTTCAGTGACGGCACCTCGGAGTGGGCCGGGGACAAGGGGAGCCCATGGGCGCCCCACCACGGCCACCTCTCCAGCCAGGCGAGCAGGAATTGCAGCTACCAAGGGGCAGAGTCCCGGGCGTTCCACTCCTCGGCGCTGGAGTCCAGCTCTTCCAGCCGGGCCGGCTTCTTCACCGGGAGCAACCCATCCTCCCAGACGGAGGTCAACCAGGAGAGGCACAACCTCTTCACTGGCTACTTCCGCTCACTGTTGGACTCGGACGACTCCTCAGACCTGCTGGACTTTGCCCTGTCGGCCTCGCGGTCCGAGTCACGAAAGTCCTCAGCCACCTACACAGCCCCGCCCAACACCATGCCCAGCCAGCGGGGCCTGGCCTCCTACTCAGGCAGGAGCGCCAAAGTCACGCCCCCTGCCGCCGCCACCACCGAGGCACCCTTCCACGCGGTCATGCCGAGCCGGCAGTCCTTCTCCCACAGCCGGGCAGCCGGCTACGGGGTCTCCCAGGCCGCCTCGGATTGCCGCGGGGCCGACGCTTTCCAGAAGCTGGTGCCGCCCTCGGCCGTCTCCAGGTCGCCCACCACTCACCCCACCGCCACCGCCAGCTACGCCCAGTACGGCAGCTACGGCTCGGGGCAGAGCGTGACGCCCTCCAGCGTGTTCCAGCCAGGAAAGCAGTACCCCGCTGCCCAAGACTGTCCCAGCAACAAGGACTGCAGCTTCGCCTATGGCAGTGGGAACAGCCTCCCTTCGTCCCCCAGCAGCGCCCACAGCGCCGGCTATGCCCAGCAGACGGTGGGGCCTAGCTTGCCGCTCAGCAAGGCCTCCTTCTTCACCAGCTCCGAGCCGGGCCAGTTCTCCAGCTCCTCGCACACGCCCCTAAGGTGCGACAGCCGAGCCAGCACCGTGTCCCCCGGCGGCTACATGGTCCCCAAAGGTTCGGCTTCTTTCCAGCCCTCGTCCGAGAACTGCCGACAGTTCCCCAGCGCTGCCCAGTGGACTTTCCGACAAGGCTATGGTGGGCTGGACTGGAGCTCCGAGGCCTTCAGCCAGCTCTATAACCCGGGCTTCGAGTGCCACATCAATGAACCCAACGTCATCCTGGACATCTCCAACTACACCCCCCAGAAGGCCAAGCAGCAAACAGTCTCGGAGACCTTCTCTGAGTCCTCCTCCGACAGCACCCAGTTCAATCAGCCGGCCGGGTACAGGCGGGCCAACAGCGAGGCCTCGTCCAGCGAAGGCCAGTCCAGCCTGTCCAGCCTGGAGAAGCTCATGATGGACTGGAACGAGGCCTCCTCGGCCCCGGGTTACAACTGGAATCAGAGCGTCCTGTTCCAAAGCAGCTCCAAGCCCGGGCGGGGAAGGCGGAAGAAGGTGGACATGTTTGACGCCTCCCATCTgaacttctcctcctcttcctcctcctcctcggtgTATCCCTCCAAGAGAAGCACGGGGCCCAGGCAACCGCGGGGCTCCCGGGGGGCCTGCGCCTCCAAGAAGGAGCGGGGCACGGGGAAGGCCAAGTTCCCCACCAAAGCCCAGCAGGTCAACGCGCTGTTTCAAGAGAGCACGGACTTGGGGCTGGATTATTACAGCGGCgacagcagcatgtccccgctcccctcccagtccCGGGGCTTCGGGCTCGGCGAGCGAGAGCCGGGCGACTACGCTGGGCCCTACTCCATGAACCCCTCCACCCCTTCCGACGGGACCTTCGTCCAAGGCTTTCAGAGCGATTCCCCCGGCCTGGGCCAGACGGACTTGGAGAGCAAACACTTCCCCGCCCTGCCGCACCAGCTGGCCGCCCCGGCCCAGCAGACGGTGTTCGAAGCCAGCTTGCAGAAAGTCTTCTCGCCCAACTGCTCCCCGACCCTGGCCTTCAAGGAGGACCTGCGGCCGAGCGACATCCGCAAGCTGCCGGCCTGCGAATCACTCAAGCACAGCATGCCGGGGAGCGGCCTGGCTCACCCCGCGCACATGGCCTGCCGAGACCTCCCCATGCCTCAGCCCCTCTACGACTCCCCCAGCTGCAAAAACCCCAGCTACTGGTACTCCCCCAACTCCAGCACCAGGAGCCCCCCCTACGAAAACAAACCCGGGGCCAGCCTGCTGGTGGACTTCATGGGGAGGGCTGACGCCTCCTGCCTCAACCCCCACCTGAGCAACCCCTCCAAGGGCGAGAAGGAGCCCCTCGAGATGGCCCGGGCTCACCACCGGGGGGCGTACGCTTGCCCCTTAATGAATGACTTGAATATCTCCCCAGTACCGAGAGACTCTATGCTGCAGCTGCAGGACAACTACAGGTACCCGAGCTTCCCGCCCCAAGGGCATCCGATCATGGCCGCGGCCCAGAAGAGCGGGTTTTTGGGTCCAATGGTAGAGCAACACCCCGAGGACACTTTTACAGTCACCTCATTGTAG
- the AHDC1 gene encoding transcription factor Gibbin isoform X2, which translates to MNLSGSKDSAPVEEKNLPRRAASEGLGAPQPADGSSLACQPIGLENGASPPAEWFQRAQGSGLRQPDSEAEGGERNFKVNLHCKHSRPRELKCNSRSSKAEGPCIGFPDTHVSNCSTKRHPGEEEFRMRVKPPGPVVTSGAIRSSPDYVREPKFYQAGHPGQRPAACPAEKALSCSVLSFPEGSCPALGREHQSSSLLHGDPADRSQSLHALGPTKGEDFSSANALGCASDPRILVGGLDETAIHDRAPKTFSNATLASGRCNVDNIVSLLKSKCGNGRINLHPVVQLIDIMKDLNRLSEDLKNSGVHLDCGSLRLTNHPAPGEESRTPASTGDRDLQYSFFSSATLANSIRSPEERVGQCNAKPEPLRQTHSALSEEEMEGGRESPQLPGCQSSAAPALKPPSNPDEASCSEPDTTDYSELADADILSELASLGCPGAQLLETQSLEPQPQLLSAQELDSQSQLLDSQSLESQPRLLDAQTLEPLPESLELQSLEPLPESLGLQSLEPLSESLELQSLEPLSESLELQALEPLSEPLGLQGLDTLPESLDPQLLDSQAQLLDPEAQLLDPPSLGPLPKLLEPQPQLLVAEPLGSHALQPRLGSCRLGEVMKRGSCAGRGAGRGGDDHRKYALRRTDKPKMLGRRRRAGRGRRAEVSAESRVLPLAVPAEVATGPAEPSVSILLAAPIPEADDVQKAALQAKKGKCRGVRKMVVKMAKIPVSLGRRNKTTYKVSSLSSNLSVEGKELTARTSMEPTPLLKMKNNGRNVVVVFPPGEMPIILKRKRGRPPKNLLLGPGKPKEPTPEVKKRRRRKQKLASPQPSYIADTNDSKADYSDVLAKLAFLNRQSQCSGRCSPPRCWTPSEPESIHQAPDTQSISHFLHRVQGFRRRGGKAGGFGGRGGGHAARSSRCSFSDFFEGIGKKKKAPAAVHADPVHPRKRGRPEPDPVGKPKRKRRARKNGVLFPEQNPSQNFSDGTSEWAGDKGSPWAPHHGHLSSQASRNCSYQGAESRAFHSSALESSSSSRAGFFTGSNPSSQTEVNQERHNLFTGYFRSLLDSDDSSDLLDFALSASRSESRKSSATYTAPPNTMPSQRGLASYSGRSAKVTPPAAATTEAPFHAVMPSRQSFSHSRAAGYGVSQAASDCRGADAFQKLVPPSAVSRSPTTHPTATASYAQYGSYGSGQSVTPSSVFQPGKQYPAAQDCPSNKDCSFAYGSGNSLPSSPSSAHSAGYAQQTVGPSLPLSKASFFTSSEPGQFSSSSHTPLRCDSRASTVSPGGYMVPKGSASFQPSSENCRQFPSAAQWTFRQGYGGLDWSSEAFSQLYNPGFECHINEPNVILDISNYTPQKAKQQTVSETFSESSSDSTQFNQPAGYRRANSEASSSEGQSSLSSLEKLMMDWNEASSAPGYNWNQSVLFQSSSKPGRGRRKKVDMFDASHLNFSSSSSSSSVYPSKRSTGPRQPRGSRGACASKKERGTGKAKFPTKAQQVNALFQESTDLGLDYYSGDSSMSPLPSQSRGFGLGEREPGDYAGPYSMNPSTPSDGTFVQGFQSDSPGLGQTDLESKHFPALPHQLAAPAQQTVFEASLQKVFSPNCSPTLAFKEDLRPSDIRKLPACESLKHSMPGSGLAHPAHMACRDLPMPQPLYDSPSCKNPSYWYSPNSSTRSPPYENKPGASLLVDFMGRADASCLNPHLSNPSKGEKEPLEMARAHHRGAYACPLMNDLNISPVPRDSMLQLQDNYRYPSFPPQGHPIMAAAQKSGFLGPMVEQHPEDTFTVTSL; encoded by the exons ATGGGAGCTCCCTCGCCTGCCAGCCCATCGGCCTGGAAAACGGAGCCAGCCCGCCAGCCGAGTGGTTCCAGCGCGCCCAGGGCTCCGGGCTGCGCCAGCCCGACAGCGAGGCGGAAGGCGGCGAGAGGAACTTCAAAGTGAATCTGCACTGCAAGCACTCGCGGCCAAG AGAACTCAAGTGTAACAGCCGGAGCAGCAAGGCCGAGG GTCCATGCATCGGCTTCCCCGACACCCATGTCAGCAACTGTTCCACCAAGAGGCACCCGGGGGAGGAGGAGTTCAGGATGCGTGTGAAGCCCCCAGGCCCAGTGGTGACGTCTGGTGCCATCCGCAGCTCACCTGACTACGTCCGCGAGCCCAAGTTCTACCAGGCAGGGCATCCTGGGCAGAGGCCGGCAGCGTGCCCGGCAGAGAAGGCCTTATCCTGCAGCGTGCTGAGCTTCCCTGAGGGTTCCTGCCCGGCGCTGGGCCGGGAGCACCAGTCCAGCTCGCTGCTCCATGGGGACCCGGCTGACAGGAGCCAGAGCCTCCACGCCCTTGGTCCCACCAAGGGAGAGGACTTCTCCTCGGCCAACGCTCTGGGCTGCGCCAGCGACCCCCGGATCCTGGTGGGGGGCCTGGATGAGACAGCCATCCACGACCGCGCCCCCAAGACCTTCTCCAATGCGACGTTGGCCTCCGGCCGCTGCAACGTCGACAACATCGTCTCGCTGCTGAAGAGCAAGTGCGGTAACGGGCGAATCAACCTCCACCCGGTGGTGCAGCTGATCGACATCATGAAGGACCTCAACCGGCTCTCCGAGGACCTGAAGAACAGCGGCGTCCACCTGGACTGCGGCAGCCTGCGGCTCACCAACCACCCGGCCCCCGGCGAGGAGAGCCGGACGCCGGCCAGCACCGGGGACCGAGATCTCCAGTACAGCTTCTTCTCCTCGGCCACGCTGGCCAACAGCATTCGCAGCCCGGAGGAGAGGGTGGGACAGTGCAACGCCAAACCCGAGCCGCTCCGGCAGACTCACTCTGCCCTCtctgaggaggagatggaggggggcagggaaagtcCCCAGCTGCCAGGATGCCAGAGCAGCGCTGCCCCGGCCTTGAAGCCACCCAGCAACCCAGACGAAGCCAGCTGCTCCGAGCCAGACACCACGGATTACTCTGAGCTGGCTGACGCAGATATACTGAGCGAACTGGCCTCGCTGGGCTGTCCAGGGGCCCAGTTGCTGGAGACTCAATCTctggagccccagccccagtTGCTATCAGCCCAGGAGCTCGATTCCCAGTCCCAGTTACTAGATTCTCAATCTCTCGAGTCCCAGCCTCGGCTCCTAGATGCCCAGACTCTGGAGCCCCTGCCCGAGTCTCTGGAGCTGCAGAGTCTAGAGCCGCTGCCAGAGTCGCTGGGGCTCCAGTCTTTAGAGCCCTTGTCGGAGTCTCTGGAGCTCCAGTCTCTAGAGCCCTTGTCGGAGTCTCTGGAGCTCCAGGCCCTGGAGCCCCTGTCGGAGCCTCTGGGACTCCAGGGCCTGGACACTCTGCCCGAATCACTGGACCCGCAGCTCTTAGACTCCCAAGCCCAGCTGCTCGATCCCGAGGCCCAGTTACTGGACCCTCCGTCTCTAGGGCCCCTGCCCAAGTTGCTGGAGccgcagccccagctcctggtaGCCGAGCCCCTGGGGTCCCATGCGCTCCAGCCCCGCCTCGGTAGCTGCCGTCTGGGGGAGGTGATGAAGCGGGGCTCCTGCGCGGGGCggggcgcggggcggggcggggacgACCACCGGAAATACGCACTGCGCAGAACAGACAAACCAAAGATGCTCGGTCGCCGGcggcgggcggggcggggccggagggCGGAGGTGTCTGCCGAGAGCCGAGTCCTTCCCCTGGCCGTGCCAGCAGAGGTAGCGACGGGGCCGGCCGAGCCCAGCGTATCCATCCTGTTGGCAGCTCCCATCCCGGAGGCCGACGACGTCCAGAAGGCAGCCCTGCAGGCTAAGAAGGGCAAATGCCGCGGGGTGCGCAAGATGGTGGTGAAGATGGCCAAGATCCCCGTCTCCTTGGGGCGGAGGAACAAGACCACCTACAAGGTCTCCTCCCTCAGCAGCAACCTGAGCGTGGAGGGCAAGGAGCTGACGGCCCGCACGTCCATGGAGCCCACCCCGCTGCTGAAGATGAAGAACAATGGCCGCAATGTGGTGGTGGTCTTCCCCCCGGGGGAGATGCCCATCATCCTGAAGCGCAAACGGGGGCGGCCCCCCAAAAACCTGCTGCTGGGGCCAGGCAAGCCCAAGGAGCCCACCCCGGAGGTGAAGAAGAGGCGGAGGAGGAAGCAGAAACTGGCCTCGCCCCAGCCCTCCTACATCGCCGACACCAACGACAGCAAGGCCGACTACTCGGATGTGCTGGCCAAGTTGGCCTTCCTGAACcggcagagccagtgctcagggcgcTGCTCCCCACCACGCTGCTGGACCCCCAGCGAGCCCGAGTCCATCCACCAGGCCCCCGATACGCAGAGCATCTCCCACTTCCTGCACAGGGTGCAGGGCTTCCGCCGGCGCGGGGGCAAGGCGGGCGGCTTTGGTGGCCGGGGAGGGGGCCACGCCGCCCGCTCGTCCCGCTGTTCCTTCAGCGATTTCTTCGAGGGCATCGGGAAAAAGAAGAAGGCCCCCGCGGCCGTGCACGCCGACCCCGTCCACCCGCGCAAGAGGGGCCGGCCAGAGCCGGATCCCGTGGGGAAGCCCAAGCGGAAGAGGCGAGCTCGCAAGAACGGGGTTCTCTTTCCAGAGCAGAACCCCAGCCAGAACTTCAGTGACGGCACCTCGGAGTGGGCCGGGGACAAGGGGAGCCCATGGGCGCCCCACCACGGCCACCTCTCCAGCCAGGCGAGCAGGAATTGCAGCTACCAAGGGGCAGAGTCCCGGGCGTTCCACTCCTCGGCGCTGGAGTCCAGCTCTTCCAGCCGGGCCGGCTTCTTCACCGGGAGCAACCCATCCTCCCAGACGGAGGTCAACCAGGAGAGGCACAACCTCTTCACTGGCTACTTCCGCTCACTGTTGGACTCGGACGACTCCTCAGACCTGCTGGACTTTGCCCTGTCGGCCTCGCGGTCCGAGTCACGAAAGTCCTCAGCCACCTACACAGCCCCGCCCAACACCATGCCCAGCCAGCGGGGCCTGGCCTCCTACTCAGGCAGGAGCGCCAAAGTCACGCCCCCTGCCGCCGCCACCACCGAGGCACCCTTCCACGCGGTCATGCCGAGCCGGCAGTCCTTCTCCCACAGCCGGGCAGCCGGCTACGGGGTCTCCCAGGCCGCCTCGGATTGCCGCGGGGCCGACGCTTTCCAGAAGCTGGTGCCGCCCTCGGCCGTCTCCAGGTCGCCCACCACTCACCCCACCGCCACCGCCAGCTACGCCCAGTACGGCAGCTACGGCTCGGGGCAGAGCGTGACGCCCTCCAGCGTGTTCCAGCCAGGAAAGCAGTACCCCGCTGCCCAAGACTGTCCCAGCAACAAGGACTGCAGCTTCGCCTATGGCAGTGGGAACAGCCTCCCTTCGTCCCCCAGCAGCGCCCACAGCGCCGGCTATGCCCAGCAGACGGTGGGGCCTAGCTTGCCGCTCAGCAAGGCCTCCTTCTTCACCAGCTCCGAGCCGGGCCAGTTCTCCAGCTCCTCGCACACGCCCCTAAGGTGCGACAGCCGAGCCAGCACCGTGTCCCCCGGCGGCTACATGGTCCCCAAAGGTTCGGCTTCTTTCCAGCCCTCGTCCGAGAACTGCCGACAGTTCCCCAGCGCTGCCCAGTGGACTTTCCGACAAGGCTATGGTGGGCTGGACTGGAGCTCCGAGGCCTTCAGCCAGCTCTATAACCCGGGCTTCGAGTGCCACATCAATGAACCCAACGTCATCCTGGACATCTCCAACTACACCCCCCAGAAGGCCAAGCAGCAAACAGTCTCGGAGACCTTCTCTGAGTCCTCCTCCGACAGCACCCAGTTCAATCAGCCGGCCGGGTACAGGCGGGCCAACAGCGAGGCCTCGTCCAGCGAAGGCCAGTCCAGCCTGTCCAGCCTGGAGAAGCTCATGATGGACTGGAACGAGGCCTCCTCGGCCCCGGGTTACAACTGGAATCAGAGCGTCCTGTTCCAAAGCAGCTCCAAGCCCGGGCGGGGAAGGCGGAAGAAGGTGGACATGTTTGACGCCTCCCATCTgaacttctcctcctcttcctcctcctcctcggtgTATCCCTCCAAGAGAAGCACGGGGCCCAGGCAACCGCGGGGCTCCCGGGGGGCCTGCGCCTCCAAGAAGGAGCGGGGCACGGGGAAGGCCAAGTTCCCCACCAAAGCCCAGCAGGTCAACGCGCTGTTTCAAGAGAGCACGGACTTGGGGCTGGATTATTACAGCGGCgacagcagcatgtccccgctcccctcccagtccCGGGGCTTCGGGCTCGGCGAGCGAGAGCCGGGCGACTACGCTGGGCCCTACTCCATGAACCCCTCCACCCCTTCCGACGGGACCTTCGTCCAAGGCTTTCAGAGCGATTCCCCCGGCCTGGGCCAGACGGACTTGGAGAGCAAACACTTCCCCGCCCTGCCGCACCAGCTGGCCGCCCCGGCCCAGCAGACGGTGTTCGAAGCCAGCTTGCAGAAAGTCTTCTCGCCCAACTGCTCCCCGACCCTGGCCTTCAAGGAGGACCTGCGGCCGAGCGACATCCGCAAGCTGCCGGCCTGCGAATCACTCAAGCACAGCATGCCGGGGAGCGGCCTGGCTCACCCCGCGCACATGGCCTGCCGAGACCTCCCCATGCCTCAGCCCCTCTACGACTCCCCCAGCTGCAAAAACCCCAGCTACTGGTACTCCCCCAACTCCAGCACCAGGAGCCCCCCCTACGAAAACAAACCCGGGGCCAGCCTGCTGGTGGACTTCATGGGGAGGGCTGACGCCTCCTGCCTCAACCCCCACCTGAGCAACCCCTCCAAGGGCGAGAAGGAGCCCCTCGAGATGGCCCGGGCTCACCACCGGGGGGCGTACGCTTGCCCCTTAATGAATGACTTGAATATCTCCCCAGTACCGAGAGACTCTATGCTGCAGCTGCAGGACAACTACAGGTACCCGAGCTTCCCGCCCCAAGGGCATCCGATCATGGCCGCGGCCCAGAAGAGCGGGTTTTTGGGTCCAATGGTAGAGCAACACCCCGAGGACACTTTTACAGTCACCTCATTGTAG